One Halovivax ruber XH-70 genomic region harbors:
- a CDS encoding GNAT family N-acetyltransferase — protein sequence MSVNVDSRVVPAGSDEYVEDAWELKERIRERENVLKQRWDFFSDAYRRSTVHCIVHEHDDESLVGFVTVRRDGYILFLGVDPDCQGRGIGKRLVSAVATDHRSVTCHARTTNENALQFYEHLGFEITRRIENYYEDGGDAYYLKLTSDAGLTDRLSEFVPR from the coding sequence GTGAGCGTCAACGTCGATAGCCGTGTCGTCCCCGCGGGCAGCGACGAGTACGTCGAAGACGCCTGGGAACTCAAAGAGCGGATTCGCGAGCGCGAAAACGTACTGAAACAACGCTGGGACTTTTTCTCCGACGCCTACCGTCGATCGACCGTCCACTGCATCGTCCACGAACACGACGACGAATCGCTCGTCGGGTTCGTGACGGTCCGACGCGACGGCTACATCCTCTTTCTCGGCGTCGATCCCGACTGTCAGGGACGAGGGATCGGCAAACGGCTCGTCTCGGCGGTCGCGACAGACCACCGGTCGGTGACGTGTCACGCCCGGACGACCAACGAGAACGCTCTGCAATTTTACGAGCACCTCGGCTTCGAGATCACCCGGCGCATCGAGAATTACTACGAAGACGGCGGCGACGCCTACTATCTCAAACTCACGTCCGACGCGGGACTGACTGACCGACTCTCCGAGTTCGTACCGCGCTGA
- a CDS encoding archease, with protein sequence MPYELRPHTADIAVAATGRTLSAVFEATADGLAAASCDELIDSGEQLDITASAESLEALLFEYLDELIYVRDVELVLPVDHEVSIAERAGGWELEGRARGIPLDEIDAREVKAVTYADMRIEETAAGWEAYVVFDV encoded by the coding sequence ATGCCCTACGAGCTTCGGCCCCACACGGCCGACATCGCCGTCGCGGCGACCGGACGGACGCTGTCGGCTGTCTTCGAAGCGACGGCCGACGGGCTCGCGGCCGCGAGTTGTGACGAACTGATCGATTCGGGCGAGCAACTCGATATCACCGCCTCGGCCGAGTCGCTGGAGGCCCTACTCTTCGAGTACCTCGACGAACTCATCTACGTGCGCGACGTCGAACTCGTCCTTCCGGTCGACCACGAGGTTTCGATTGCCGAGCGAGCTGGTGGGTGGGAACTCGAGGGCCGTGCCCGAGGAATCCCTCTCGACGAAATCGATGCCAGAGAGGTCAAGGCGGTTACCTACGCCGATATGCGCATAGAGGAGACGGCAGCCGGTTGGGAGGCCTACGTCGTCTTCGACGTGTGA
- the priS gene encoding DNA primase small subunit PriS — translation MEERTRAYLRGRFRDYYRRAQITPPPAPESREWGYIPWTSGPDTRMIRHRSVLDIGDIETFLERERPRHVYYSAGLYEDPGANSMDEKGWQRSDLVFDLDADHLPGVTLGEDSYAEMLATCKDALRRLLDFLEDDFGFEDMEIVFSGGRGYHVHVRDERIRHLEREHRREIVDYVRGIGLEFDHLIETETVAGMGRETPTERRILRTSGGWGERLHDRFVSFLDDLLAMDEEAALERLQSFDGIGEGKATAALNAATNNRAAIEAGNVTVHTAIAQLAQRFAERTVEAENAPIDEPVTTDTNRLIRLPGSLHGGSSLAVRRIDRADLTDFDPLVDAVPETFTGHEIRVTVDRGGPVELGGDTFTVTEGEQSVPEHVAMFLMARGRAEKEKETGA, via the coding sequence ATGGAGGAGCGAACGCGAGCGTACCTTCGTGGCCGGTTCAGGGATTACTACCGGCGGGCCCAGATTACGCCACCGCCCGCACCGGAATCCCGCGAGTGGGGGTACATTCCCTGGACGAGCGGCCCCGACACGCGGATGATTCGACATCGATCCGTCCTCGACATCGGCGACATCGAGACCTTCTTAGAGCGCGAGCGTCCGCGCCACGTCTACTACTCCGCCGGACTGTACGAGGACCCGGGCGCCAATTCCATGGACGAGAAGGGATGGCAACGATCGGACCTCGTCTTCGATCTGGACGCCGACCACCTCCCGGGGGTCACCCTCGGTGAGGACTCCTACGCCGAAATGCTCGCCACGTGCAAGGACGCCCTCCGTCGCCTCCTCGACTTCCTCGAAGACGACTTCGGGTTCGAGGACATGGAGATCGTCTTCTCCGGCGGTCGCGGGTATCACGTCCACGTCAGAGACGAGCGGATCCGCCACCTCGAACGCGAACACCGTCGCGAAATCGTCGATTACGTCCGCGGTATCGGCCTCGAGTTCGACCACCTCATCGAGACGGAGACCGTCGCAGGAATGGGGCGAGAAACACCGACCGAGCGTCGCATCCTGCGAACCAGCGGTGGCTGGGGAGAACGACTGCACGATCGCTTCGTTTCCTTCCTCGACGACCTGTTGGCGATGGACGAGGAAGCTGCTCTCGAACGACTCCAGTCGTTCGACGGGATCGGGGAAGGAAAGGCGACGGCCGCGCTGAACGCGGCGACGAACAACCGGGCGGCGATCGAGGCCGGGAACGTCACCGTCCACACCGCAATCGCCCAGCTCGCCCAGCGCTTCGCCGAGCGAACGGTCGAGGCGGAGAACGCACCCATCGACGAGCCGGTGACGACGGACACCAACCGGCTCATCAGGCTCCCCGGGAGCCTCCACGGCGGCAGCTCGCTCGCGGTTCGGCGAATCGACCGCGCGGACCTCACCGACTTCGACCCGCTCGTCGACGCCGTCCCCGAGACGTTCACCGGACACGAGATCCGGGTGACGGTCGACCGCGGCGGCCCCGTCGAACTCGGTGGCGACACCTTTACAGTCACGGAGGGTGAGCAGTCAGTACCAGAGCACGTTGCCATGTTCCTCATGGCGCGTGGCCGCGCAGAGAAAGAGAAAGAGACCGGCGCCTGA
- the bcp gene encoding thioredoxin-dependent thiol peroxidase, whose protein sequence is MLDVGTDAPTFELENQRGETVSLDSFAGQPVVVYFYPRANTEGCTVEACEFRDARPQLDDHDAVVLGISDDPVADLAEFADDYDLNFHLLSDEDGSVSAAYDSYGEKNMFGNTFDGVFRNTYVLDGDGTIVAAYEGVDPEGHADDVLAEL, encoded by the coding sequence ATGCTCGACGTTGGCACCGACGCACCCACGTTCGAACTCGAGAATCAACGCGGCGAAACGGTCTCGCTCGATTCCTTCGCCGGACAGCCGGTCGTGGTCTACTTCTACCCGCGCGCGAACACCGAGGGCTGTACGGTCGAAGCCTGCGAGTTCCGCGACGCACGACCGCAGCTCGACGATCACGACGCAGTAGTCCTCGGGATCAGTGACGATCCGGTCGCCGACCTGGCCGAGTTCGCCGACGACTACGACCTGAACTTCCACCTCCTCTCGGACGAGGATGGCAGCGTTTCCGCGGCCTACGACTCCTACGGCGAGAAGAACATGTTCGGGAACACGTTCGACGGCGTCTTCCGAAATACCTACGTCCTGGACGGCGACGGCACGATCGTCGCCGCGTACGAGGGCGTCGATCCCGAGGGCCACGCGGACGACGTTCTCGCCGAGCTGTAA
- the moaA gene encoding GTP 3',8-cyclase MoaA produces the protein MLTDSFGREVTGVRVSLTDRCNFDCVYCHNEGLGDTRGPMAAQDHEMGADDVVRILEVLTEFDVDSVKFTGGEPLLREDLESIVARAPEELSLSMTTNGTFLPGRATALAEAGLERVNISQDALDREVFTKVTGSGAYDAVMDGVDAALDAGLGPVKLNVVVFDETAPYVPEMVDYVARNPGLRLQLIEYMPELTGNPEWGIDIQRVHEWLADRAVEHTQREMHDRARYWVAPEAADDPSPSERDPEASDTDPDEQLGMVEIVDPVENPTFCANCHRVRVTHDGRFTGCLNRTDDFCSMGELTKSEIRAAYRDVVANRVPFYGEYMIETESGEWEINDAYVESPPGSP, from the coding sequence GTGCTCACCGATTCGTTCGGACGCGAGGTGACCGGCGTTCGGGTGTCGTTGACCGATCGGTGTAACTTCGACTGCGTCTACTGTCACAACGAAGGGCTCGGTGATACACGCGGGCCTATGGCGGCTCAGGACCACGAGATGGGTGCCGACGACGTCGTCCGGATTCTCGAGGTGCTTACGGAGTTCGACGTCGACTCGGTCAAGTTTACCGGAGGCGAGCCGCTGTTGCGTGAGGACCTCGAATCGATCGTCGCCCGGGCACCTGAGGAACTCTCGCTGTCGATGACGACGAACGGGACCTTCCTTCCCGGCAGAGCGACGGCACTCGCCGAGGCCGGACTGGAGCGGGTAAACATCTCCCAGGACGCCCTGGACCGGGAGGTGTTCACGAAGGTGACCGGAAGCGGTGCCTACGACGCGGTGATGGACGGCGTCGATGCCGCCCTCGATGCCGGTCTCGGTCCCGTCAAACTCAACGTCGTCGTGTTCGACGAGACGGCGCCGTACGTCCCGGAGATGGTCGACTACGTCGCGCGGAATCCGGGACTGCGACTCCAGCTCATCGAGTACATGCCCGAACTGACGGGCAATCCGGAGTGGGGGATCGACATCCAGCGCGTTCACGAGTGGCTGGCCGATCGAGCCGTCGAGCACACCCAGCGCGAGATGCACGATCGGGCCCGGTACTGGGTCGCACCCGAGGCTGCGGACGATCCGTCACCCTCTGAGAGGGATCCGGAGGCGAGCGATACTGACCCCGACGAGCAGCTGGGGATGGTCGAGATCGTCGACCCGGTCGAGAATCCGACGTTCTGTGCGAACTGTCATCGGGTCCGGGTGACCCACGACGGCCGGTTCACTGGGTGTCTCAATCGCACCGACGATTTCTGCTCGATGGGGGAGTTGACGAAATCGGAGATCCGGGCGGCATATCGCGACGTGGTCGCGAATCGAGTCCCTTTCTACGGCGAGTACATGATCGAAACCGAATCGGGTGAGTGGGAGATAAACGACGCATACGTGGAGTCTCCACCCGGTTCGCCGTGA
- a CDS encoding DUF4129 domain-containing protein → MRTDIPLRRLLAAVIAIVAIAAVAASIQFVPESAVTPGDSGGGGSPAAMEEPELDETDSSGPGLLFKAILFAGIVGLLIALIVFAFYDRRDLLRKLAKLSVIVVILSLFFYLVMKGFDGFSGGGMNRTAGEPQDALPGPPMDGGGDEGGQSSSSALIEASQLFGLVVGGIVLVAIGLFVKSRLATDDESTGGMAATAKAEVGNVAGDTADRIEDASADQVENAIYDAWYRMTTILDVENPNTSTPREFAAAAVDAGFDREDVEELTSLFEAVRYGPESPTAVTERRAVEILRRIEATYGEADEATTEIGSADGGDRQ, encoded by the coding sequence ATGCGTACGGACATCCCACTGCGACGACTACTCGCTGCCGTCATCGCGATCGTGGCGATCGCCGCCGTCGCGGCCAGTATCCAGTTCGTTCCGGAATCAGCCGTGACACCTGGAGACAGTGGCGGGGGCGGATCACCAGCGGCGATGGAAGAACCGGAACTCGATGAGACCGACAGTAGCGGCCCCGGTCTCCTGTTCAAGGCGATACTATTCGCGGGCATCGTCGGGTTGTTGATCGCCCTGATCGTCTTCGCCTTTTACGACAGACGCGACTTGCTCCGGAAACTCGCCAAACTGTCGGTCATCGTCGTAATACTCTCACTTTTCTTCTATCTTGTAATGAAGGGCTTCGATGGCTTCTCCGGCGGTGGCATGAACCGCACGGCCGGCGAACCACAAGACGCACTCCCAGGCCCACCCATGGATGGTGGCGGGGACGAAGGTGGTCAATCGAGTTCATCGGCCCTAATCGAAGCCTCACAGCTGTTCGGTCTCGTCGTCGGTGGGATCGTGCTCGTCGCCATCGGCCTGTTCGTCAAGTCTCGACTCGCGACGGACGACGAATCCACTGGGGGGATGGCGGCGACCGCGAAAGCCGAGGTCGGAAACGTCGCCGGTGATACCGCGGATCGGATCGAAGACGCGTCCGCCGACCAGGTAGAGAACGCGATTTACGACGCCTGGTATCGCATGACGACGATCCTCGACGTCGAAAACCCGAATACGAGTACGCCCAGGGAGTTTGCAGCCGCCGCCGTCGACGCGGGGTTCGATCGTGAAGACGTCGAGGAACTCACGTCGCTGTTCGAAGCGGTCAGATACGGCCCCGAATCACCGACAGCGGTGACGGAGCGACGTGCCGTAGAGATCCTCCGGCGCATCGAAGCGACGTACGGGGAAGCGGACGAAGCGACGACGGAAATCGGTTCGGCCGATGGAGGTGACCGGCAGTGA
- a CDS encoding DUF58 domain-containing protein, translating into MTAPINRYAYAAALFGAIAALASLGDIVAFSSSPALLTILGLAAIVGSMLGLGRAWNRPESTQTPEPERRVDATVPRQTAEEALREFGQTDVRKGTKASDRLGYRAIARETLVRYTGIDEDAAEQVLDEGTWTDDELVARYISGGRIQVADRGFGLLRRVRRNEETPDVHARVVHEISTISARHYGDATSEASKPRPDTTTTSDGAGQRTTDRLLAGTESLQPTETGHWWGVGSVALGLIGAGALLEVPGLLLAGTAAIGYAGYARSTTAGEPTIDVDRTVEPTDPEPGESVSVATTITNGGARPLVDVRVIDGVPGALQVTDGSIRTGTTLFPEESVTVEYTVEARPGTHDFDPVAVLVGDVSRSAERTIYVPAPTTLTCTPSLDRASATVPQRHATLQRTGHVRTPDGGPGTEFHSIREYRAGDPINRVDWNRHARTGELATIQFHEMHSSRVVLLIDARRSAYAAPSETAVHAVDRAVEAAGRIAADLLASGNSVGLAGIGAATTATDRASSFESGPCWLPPGSSNAHRLRIQRALTRHPQFSTVPPATKHNHWPTQLGKLVDQLAPDTELIFLSPLADFGARIIAQRLIARGHATTVVSPDPTTTETPETALAAHCRALRISTLHGRGVPVLDWTNDDSLDAIIEREAKRGSPR; encoded by the coding sequence GTGACCGCCCCCATCAATCGGTACGCCTACGCAGCGGCACTGTTCGGGGCCATCGCCGCGCTCGCTAGCCTCGGCGATATCGTCGCGTTCAGTTCCTCACCGGCACTCCTCACGATACTCGGGCTAGCCGCCATTGTCGGATCGATGCTGGGCCTCGGGCGTGCCTGGAACCGACCGGAGTCCACTCAGACACCGGAACCGGAACGACGCGTCGACGCCACCGTCCCCCGGCAGACCGCGGAGGAGGCCCTCAGAGAGTTTGGCCAGACGGACGTTCGAAAGGGAACAAAAGCATCTGACCGACTGGGCTATCGGGCCATCGCTCGGGAGACGCTCGTCAGGTACACCGGAATCGACGAAGACGCCGCCGAACAGGTACTCGACGAGGGGACGTGGACGGACGACGAGCTCGTCGCTCGGTACATCTCCGGAGGTCGCATCCAGGTGGCCGACCGCGGGTTCGGGCTCCTCCGTCGGGTCCGGAGGAACGAGGAAACACCCGATGTACATGCACGCGTTGTCCACGAAATATCGACGATTTCGGCCCGTCACTACGGCGACGCCACGAGCGAGGCCTCCAAACCGAGACCGGACACAACCACCACCAGCGATGGGGCGGGGCAGCGGACGACGGATCGGCTGCTCGCTGGAACGGAGTCGCTCCAGCCGACCGAGACCGGTCACTGGTGGGGTGTTGGGTCGGTCGCACTCGGGCTGATCGGGGCAGGAGCGTTGCTCGAAGTACCCGGCTTACTGCTGGCCGGAACCGCTGCAATCGGGTACGCCGGTTACGCCAGATCGACCACTGCAGGTGAGCCGACGATAGACGTCGACCGAACGGTCGAGCCAACCGACCCCGAGCCGGGCGAATCCGTCTCCGTGGCGACGACGATCACGAACGGCGGCGCTCGTCCGCTCGTCGACGTGCGTGTGATCGACGGTGTTCCCGGGGCGTTGCAGGTCACCGATGGGTCGATTCGGACCGGGACGACGCTCTTTCCCGAAGAGTCAGTCACCGTCGAGTACACCGTCGAGGCGCGGCCGGGAACGCACGACTTCGATCCGGTGGCGGTCCTCGTCGGCGACGTTTCCCGCTCGGCCGAGCGCACCATCTACGTGCCAGCACCGACGACGCTCACCTGTACCCCTTCGCTGGATCGTGCGAGTGCCACCGTTCCCCAGCGCCACGCAACGCTCCAGCGGACTGGCCACGTCCGGACGCCTGATGGGGGACCCGGCACCGAGTTTCACTCCATCCGCGAGTACCGAGCGGGCGACCCCATCAACCGAGTCGACTGGAATCGCCACGCTCGAACGGGCGAACTTGCGACGATACAGTTCCACGAGATGCACTCGAGTCGAGTCGTGTTATTGATCGATGCTAGACGGTCTGCGTACGCTGCACCGAGCGAAACGGCGGTTCACGCCGTCGACCGGGCCGTCGAGGCTGCCGGACGGATCGCTGCCGACCTCCTCGCGTCCGGAAACTCGGTCGGGCTCGCGGGCATCGGAGCCGCCACGACGGCGACCGATCGAGCGTCGTCGTTCGAAAGCGGACCGTGCTGGCTCCCACCTGGATCGAGCAATGCGCATCGGCTCCGAATCCAGCGGGCACTCACGCGCCATCCGCAGTTCTCGACCGTTCCTCCAGCGACGAAACACAACCACTGGCCCACACAGCTCGGTAAACTCGTCGACCAGTTGGCGCCGGACACGGAACTCATCTTCCTGTCACCCCTCGCTGATTTTGGCGCACGGATAATCGCCCAGCGACTGATCGCCAGAGGTCACGCCACGACTGTCGTAAGTCCTGATCCGACGACCACCGAGACGCCGGAAACTGCACTCGCGGCACACTGCCGGGCCCTTCGAATAAGTACCCTTCACGGGCGGGGAGTACCGGTGCTGGACTGGACGAACGACGATTCGCTCGACGCGATCATCGAGCGAGAAGCGAAACGAGGTTCCCCACGATGA
- a CDS encoding 30S ribosomal protein S13 — translation MSEETPQEPEDDEDIQYFVRIGQTDLDGTKSVERALTGLDGIGRRTARLVASEAAVDRTATFGALEQDTIDDIVSLVESLGDDLPDWLNNRPGDFYTGETKHIVGNDLGLTRQQDINRMKMIDSYKGARHKRGQKVRGQRTKSTGRTEGTIGVNVEEIREEQAEEAAEEDDE, via the coding sequence ATGAGCGAGGAAACACCGCAAGAACCCGAAGACGACGAAGACATCCAGTACTTCGTTCGAATCGGTCAGACAGACTTAGACGGCACGAAGTCCGTCGAACGTGCGCTGACCGGGCTCGATGGGATCGGCCGACGGACGGCCCGACTCGTCGCGAGCGAAGCTGCTGTCGACCGAACGGCGACGTTCGGTGCACTCGAGCAAGACACGATCGACGACATCGTTTCACTCGTCGAATCACTCGGAGACGACCTCCCCGACTGGTTGAACAACCGTCCGGGCGACTTCTACACGGGCGAGACGAAACACATCGTCGGCAACGATCTCGGTCTCACCCGCCAGCAGGACATCAACCGGATGAAGATGATCGACTCCTACAAGGGCGCCCGCCACAAGCGCGGCCAGAAGGTCCGCGGACAGCGGACGAAGTCCACCGGTCGTACCGAAGGGACCATCGGCGTCAACGTCGAGGAGATCCGCGAAGAGCAGGCCGAAGAGGCCGCCGAGGAGGATGACGAATAA
- a CDS encoding helix-turn-helix domain-containing protein: protein MGTTAELVIPAREFALARSLDRVPSLEVRIEPVVASGTDSIMPHVGFRADRESLATLDDHLEADPTVVGSKQLANGDDERRYLIQWADSVIETVNRLTSTSSTILDAFGTGAQWHLRVLVPERDVLSATYDAATEAGLTIDVARVHELELTERSRYGLTDAQYETLVTALAAGYYEIPRNVDMEGLAAELDISHQALSERLRRAHRRLVTESLDVDRSPSE, encoded by the coding sequence ATGGGCACGACAGCCGAGCTCGTGATACCGGCTCGCGAGTTCGCTCTCGCTCGATCACTGGATCGCGTGCCGTCACTCGAGGTTCGGATCGAGCCGGTCGTCGCGTCGGGTACCGACTCGATCATGCCACACGTCGGCTTTCGTGCAGATCGGGAGTCACTCGCAACACTCGACGACCACCTCGAGGCAGACCCGACGGTCGTCGGATCCAAACAACTCGCAAACGGTGACGACGAACGCCGGTATCTGATCCAGTGGGCCGATTCGGTGATCGAGACGGTGAACCGGCTCACGTCGACCAGTTCGACGATCCTCGATGCCTTCGGCACCGGCGCGCAGTGGCACCTGCGTGTACTCGTCCCAGAACGCGACGTGCTGTCGGCAACCTACGACGCGGCGACCGAAGCCGGCCTCACCATCGATGTCGCCAGAGTGCACGAACTCGAACTGACCGAACGCAGTCGATACGGGTTGACGGACGCCCAGTACGAAACACTCGTCACGGCCCTCGCCGCCGGCTACTACGAGATCCCGCGAAACGTCGACATGGAAGGGCTCGCCGCCGAACTCGATATCTCCCACCAGGCCCTCTCCGAGCGGCTCCGTCGAGCGCACCGACGGCTCGTCACCGAATCGCTCGACGTCGATCGGTCGCCAAGCGAGTGA
- a CDS encoding DUF7519 family protein, whose translation MTELTRRPTQLARTASLVTSVGAVATTVSNPIPAGMVAGVGALVLARALVIGNRRLLDLGALGMIVGIAISATTTTPAWPLVGTIAAIVAWDVGGVAIRLGVQLGRSASTGRLELWYIVSSTAVGAAAGGLAYGVFLLTHAITLDALAILLFAGICATLALGARFGWNESVDRR comes from the coding sequence ATGACCGAACTCACCCGACGTCCAACGCAACTCGCTCGCACGGCCTCACTCGTCACGTCAGTAGGCGCCGTCGCCACGACCGTCAGCAACCCGATTCCGGCAGGGATGGTCGCCGGGGTCGGTGCCCTGGTGCTCGCCCGCGCGCTGGTGATCGGCAATCGTCGGCTGCTCGATCTCGGGGCTCTCGGGATGATCGTGGGAATCGCGATCAGTGCCACCACGACGACGCCGGCCTGGCCACTCGTCGGGACGATCGCTGCCATCGTCGCCTGGGACGTCGGTGGCGTCGCGATCAGACTCGGCGTACAACTGGGACGAAGCGCATCCACAGGTCGGTTGGAACTGTGGTACATTGTCTCCAGCACGGCCGTCGGGGCGGCGGCTGGCGGGCTCGCCTACGGGGTGTTCTTGCTCACGCACGCCATTACACTCGATGCACTCGCTATCCTCCTCTTTGCCGGGATCTGCGCGACGCTCGCTCTCGGGGCACGATTCGGCTGGAACGAGTCGGTCGACAGACGGTGA
- a CDS encoding RtcB family protein — protein MTTYDANGVTLEQVREYVWEIPQDGEMRVPARVLASESLLDEISDDKTLEQLQNTTHLPGITDYAICMPDGHQGYGFPVGGVGAMDAENGCISPGAVGYDINCGVRMMTTNLTYDDVRGHERELVDSLFANVPSGLGGGGIVEAGIDTIDEILARGVDWALEHGYAVEDDLRHCEDEGVREEADPAMVSQKAKDRGKNQIGSLGSGNHFLEVQRVTDVFDDEVGAAFGLTADQIVVLIHCGSRGLGHQTCNDYLRKIEQHHQGLLDQLPDKELAAAPAGSQLAEEYYAAMNAAINFAWVNRQLIMHRTREVFERVFDRSWQDMEMELLYDVAHNIAKKETHTVGAASHSADAASGAEPRADETERELYVHRKGATRAFPAGHPEVPAAYRDVGQPVIIPGSMGAGSYVLRGGEASMDLTFGSTAHGAGRLMSRTQAKDEYWGGDVQEELESDHQIYVKAQSGATVAEEAPGVYKDVDEVVRVSDALGIGDKVARTFPVCNIKG, from the coding sequence ATGACTACGTACGACGCGAACGGCGTGACCCTGGAACAGGTCCGCGAGTACGTCTGGGAGATCCCGCAGGACGGTGAGATGCGGGTTCCCGCGCGTGTGCTCGCGAGCGAGTCGCTCCTCGACGAGATCAGCGACGACAAGACGCTAGAACAACTGCAAAATACGACGCACCTGCCGGGGATCACCGACTACGCGATCTGCATGCCTGACGGGCATCAGGGCTACGGCTTCCCGGTGGGCGGTGTGGGCGCGATGGACGCCGAAAACGGCTGTATTTCGCCCGGGGCGGTCGGCTACGACATCAACTGTGGCGTCCGAATGATGACGACGAACCTCACCTACGACGACGTTCGGGGCCACGAACGCGAACTCGTCGATTCGCTGTTCGCGAACGTGCCGTCCGGCCTCGGCGGTGGCGGGATCGTCGAGGCGGGGATCGACACCATCGACGAGATCCTCGCGCGCGGCGTCGACTGGGCACTGGAGCACGGCTACGCCGTCGAAGACGATCTGCGCCACTGTGAAGACGAGGGCGTCCGCGAGGAAGCCGACCCGGCGATGGTTTCGCAGAAGGCGAAGGACCGCGGGAAGAACCAGATCGGTTCGCTCGGGTCGGGGAACCACTTCCTCGAGGTCCAGCGGGTCACCGACGTCTTCGACGACGAGGTGGGTGCGGCGTTCGGACTGACGGCGGATCAGATCGTCGTCCTCATCCACTGCGGCTCGCGCGGACTGGGCCACCAGACGTGCAACGACTACCTCCGGAAGATCGAACAACACCACCAGGGACTGCTCGATCAACTCCCGGACAAGGAACTCGCGGCGGCGCCGGCCGGCTCACAGCTCGCCGAGGAGTACTACGCGGCGATGAACGCGGCGATCAACTTCGCGTGGGTCAACCGGCAACTGATCATGCACCGCACCCGAGAAGTCTTCGAGCGGGTGTTCGACCGCTCGTGGCAGGACATGGAGATGGAGCTGTTGTACGACGTCGCACACAACATCGCGAAGAAGGAGACGCACACAGTCGGCGCGGCGTCGCACTCCGCAGACGCCGCGAGCGGCGCCGAACCGCGAGCCGATGAGACCGAGCGCGAACTCTACGTCCACCGGAAGGGAGCCACACGAGCCTTCCCGGCGGGCCATCCCGAGGTGCCAGCGGCCTACCGGGACGTCGGTCAGCCCGTCATCATCCCGGGGAGCATGGGCGCGGGCAGTTACGTTCTCCGTGGCGGCGAGGCGTCGATGGACCTCACGTTCGGCTCGACGGCGCACGGGGCTGGCCGTCTCATGAGTCGGACGCAGGCCAAAGACGAGTACTGGGGCGGTGACGTCCAGGAGGAACTCGAGTCCGACCACCAGATCTACGTCAAGGCCCAGTCCGGCGCCACGGTCGCCGAGGAAGCGCCGGGCGTTTACAAGGACGTCGACGAGGTCGTCCGCGTCTCCGACGCGCTCGGCATCGGCGACAAGGTCGCTCGAACGTTCCCCGTCTGTAACATCAAGGGGTGA